One window of the Leptospira koniambonensis genome contains the following:
- a CDS encoding phosphotransferase, with protein MNEVLSEIDFRFLAIDGKFPEKIDSLNPEASARRYYRAIYPDGATKILCKDQVFQHDFQEVGHFLEHHGFKVPKIYKTDVFNKLMLLSDEGDSDLSSIQEDAEYRTFLVKSIELLVSLQKTRPEPPVSTREFDYEKLNFENKFTFSSYIKFSEMFKLRTKLRPEVVFFLEESSGFLAEYKEKVFCHRDFHARNIMLSPTGELTLIDFQDARMGTPFYDISSLLYDAYRPIPFAMRQGLFLLFLKLSDNRFKKPRECYYLQCLQRSYKALGSYFMLVAEKKQDKYRQSVLNCLDNLLEIVQVGLFPDQLFLFFHLLKKELSHNTLFLEKL; from the coding sequence ATGAACGAAGTTTTAAGTGAGATAGATTTTCGCTTCCTCGCGATAGATGGAAAGTTTCCAGAAAAAATTGACTCACTCAATCCAGAAGCTTCTGCACGCAGATACTATCGTGCAATATATCCTGATGGAGCCACAAAGATCTTATGTAAGGACCAAGTCTTCCAACATGACTTTCAGGAAGTGGGACATTTTTTAGAACACCACGGTTTCAAGGTCCCTAAAATATATAAAACAGATGTATTCAATAAGCTAATGCTTCTTTCAGACGAAGGAGATTCTGACCTAAGCTCCATCCAAGAAGATGCAGAGTACAGAACCTTCTTAGTAAAATCTATAGAATTATTAGTTTCTCTTCAAAAGACCAGACCAGAACCTCCAGTTTCTACTCGTGAATTCGACTATGAGAAGTTAAATTTCGAGAATAAGTTTACGTTTTCTTCATATATTAAATTTTCTGAGATGTTTAAACTTAGGACAAAACTCAGACCAGAGGTAGTTTTTTTCTTAGAAGAGTCTTCTGGGTTTTTAGCAGAATATAAGGAAAAGGTATTCTGCCACCGGGACTTTCATGCTCGAAATATTATGCTCTCCCCTACTGGAGAATTGACTCTGATCGATTTCCAGGATGCAAGAATGGGAACGCCATTTTATGATATTTCCAGCTTGTTATACGACGCCTATAGACCGATCCCATTTGCAATGAGACAGGGACTCTTTTTGCTCTTCTTAAAACTAAGCGATAACAGATTTAAAAAACCAAGAGAATGTTATTATCTACAATGTCTGCAAAGATCTTACAAGGCACTTGGATCTTATTTTATGTTAGTTGCAGAGAAGAAGCAGGACAAATACAGACAAAGTGTATTAAACTGTTTAGATAATCTATTAGAGATCGTACAAGTAGGACTTTTCCCGGACCAATTGTTTTTATTCTTTCATCTACTAAAAAAAGAATTATCACATAATACTCTATTCTTGGAAAAACTTTAG
- a CDS encoding YqjF family protein, whose amino-acid sequence MRISSEHRPWPVPKAGWRMKQIWHDLLFVHWPLPVSMIRPFVPKRLEIDTFENQTWIGVVPFHMSGIRMRGLPVMPIASRFPEINVRVYVTIDGKPGVYFFSLDAESWLAVKVARAFYHLPYYLANFKVIEKENRIYYQSQRTSSKNRFCFQAEYGPTSDVFLAKKGSLDYWLTERYCLYANNKNSLYRCEILHEPWPLQKAEANILQNTMADLEGIRLPDIKPLYHFSKKIEVLTWGLEKV is encoded by the coding sequence ATGAGAATCAGCTCTGAACATAGACCTTGGCCAGTTCCTAAAGCAGGTTGGAGAATGAAACAGATTTGGCATGATCTATTATTCGTTCATTGGCCTTTGCCAGTTTCTATGATCCGACCTTTTGTTCCTAAACGTTTAGAAATTGATACCTTTGAAAACCAAACTTGGATTGGAGTAGTGCCATTTCATATGAGTGGGATTAGAATGAGAGGTTTACCAGTAATGCCGATCGCTTCTCGTTTTCCTGAAATTAACGTTAGAGTGTATGTTACTATAGATGGAAAACCAGGAGTATATTTTTTCAGTTTAGATGCAGAGAGTTGGCTTGCAGTGAAAGTTGCGAGGGCATTCTATCATCTTCCTTATTATCTGGCGAATTTCAAAGTTATTGAAAAAGAAAATAGGATTTACTATCAATCCCAAAGAACTTCTTCCAAGAATAGATTTTGTTTCCAGGCAGAATACGGACCGACTTCAGATGTCTTTTTAGCAAAGAAGGGGAGTTTGGATTATTGGTTAACTGAAAGATATTGTTTGTATGCTAATAATAAAAATTCTTTATATAGATGTGAAATCTTGCATGAGCCTTGGCCTCTACAAAAAGCGGAAGCTAACATTTTGCAGAATACAATGGCTGACCTAGAAGGGATCCGACTTCCGGATATAAAACCACTCTATCACTTTTCCAAGAAGATAGAAGTATTGACTTGGGGTTTAGAAAAAGTTTAA
- a CDS encoding hybrid sensor histidine kinase/response regulator: MTRERNPNVLIIDDEAEIRTALERVISREGYHVFLAEDFESAMTIVRDHAVDIVISDILMGGKDGIEVAREIKKYNSNIPVILITGNPQLHTAEEALRNRVFDYISKPVSRQNILAALENARKEKEDRDRKSKKIIKAVREKTHFAQQSKDLNYRNSLILETTGDCVITLDEDLLIHGANEATIRNFGYDENEIVGQKITLLISDENIDAYMERITHLMSRKSDHNIARLHNAELVSRSGEKFNFDISVCRYELNGKTYYTGIARDITQKNIISEKLIDAERRAFLTTIASSIGHEINNALTAIQGFIEVARLPDADEPIKDKAISVTWNQITKLKNLTFNLLQLGKPGDSGRDKEDLDLNEVVESVIEVFRKTTRLKYCEIVFDRSPDKTPVHSNADQLSLLFSNIFLNSADATENKGRIEISVGEKNHHPMVKIRDNGVGMSKDILNKIFQPYFTTKKTGQGTGLGMFVAKEIADVFGIRIEIDSEPEKGTEFRLVFPDKL; encoded by the coding sequence ATGACAAGGGAAAGAAATCCCAACGTCCTGATCATTGACGACGAAGCGGAAATCAGAACCGCTTTAGAACGTGTAATCTCCAGAGAAGGATATCACGTTTTTCTTGCAGAAGATTTTGAATCTGCAATGACGATCGTGAGAGATCACGCAGTCGATATAGTAATTTCTGATATTCTAATGGGCGGAAAAGACGGGATCGAAGTCGCTCGAGAGATCAAAAAATACAATTCTAATATTCCAGTCATACTCATCACTGGCAACCCTCAACTTCATACTGCAGAAGAAGCTCTTAGAAACAGAGTATTTGATTATATTTCTAAACCTGTAAGCAGACAAAATATTTTAGCTGCGTTAGAGAATGCCCGCAAAGAAAAAGAAGATAGAGATAGAAAATCCAAAAAGATCATAAAAGCAGTCCGAGAGAAGACCCATTTTGCACAACAATCCAAAGATCTAAATTATCGTAATAGTCTAATTTTAGAAACTACCGGAGACTGTGTGATCACTTTAGACGAGGATCTTCTTATTCATGGAGCTAACGAAGCTACCATCCGAAATTTCGGATATGACGAGAACGAAATCGTAGGACAAAAGATCACACTTCTTATCTCTGATGAGAATATAGATGCGTATATGGAAAGGATCACTCATCTGATGAGCCGCAAATCCGATCATAATATCGCCAGATTACATAACGCAGAATTAGTAAGTAGAAGTGGAGAAAAATTTAATTTTGATATTTCTGTTTGTAGATATGAATTGAATGGAAAAACATATTATACTGGTATCGCAAGAGATATTACGCAGAAAAATATCATATCTGAAAAACTGATCGATGCGGAAAGAAGAGCGTTCTTAACTACGATCGCATCTAGCATTGGTCATGAGATCAATAACGCACTGACTGCTATACAAGGTTTTATAGAAGTAGCGAGACTTCCCGATGCGGATGAACCTATCAAAGATAAGGCAATCTCAGTCACCTGGAATCAGATCACTAAATTAAAGAACCTGACTTTTAATTTACTCCAATTGGGTAAACCAGGAGATTCAGGTAGAGACAAAGAAGATTTGGATCTAAACGAAGTTGTAGAATCTGTGATCGAAGTTTTTAGAAAGACTACTCGTTTAAAATATTGTGAAATAGTATTTGATAGAAGTCCTGATAAAACGCCTGTACATTCCAACGCAGACCAATTGAGTCTTTTATTCTCTAATATCTTTTTGAATTCTGCTGACGCGACAGAGAATAAAGGAAGAATAGAGATCTCCGTTGGAGAGAAGAACCATCATCCTATGGTCAAGATCAGGGATAACGGGGTCGGGATGAGCAAAGATATTTTGAATAAGATTTTCCAACCTTATTTCACTACTAAAAAAACCGGCCAAGGTACAGGGCTTGGAATGTTCGTAGCGAAAGAGATTGCTGACGTATTTGGTATCCGAATAGAAATCGATTCAGAGCCGGAAAAAGGTACCGAATTCCGCTTGGTCTTTCCGGACAAATTGTAG
- a CDS encoding ATP-binding protein, with protein MKNRELVLLLEKAFFPAQEGILILEPGSYNILGSNPKACSILGYDSEELKNLSLSNLLARPDSIGNYGSGAEELGISLLWNLRMKNGSLLLADFTINAFSETPNSPLIFHIYQRSEIREIELRLYYLQSILRTLRLLKLNLRSLRLSSESTLFQKICDTLKENPHYSLVWGFYRREDGTDQILIQSDLDSKWRKNLETAWEEKKTKSPFETLLEGKEQFHIYEFGSNKYPEWEEALVAKDFRRSLSLIIKEEGKIIGGIQIISRENMAFDSGENYLYFEIVEDLLSSLQYLRIEKQRRETAKILQFQGALLNSLEVPLLSTDDEGFITYVNNNISALLGISKEEIIGVQVRELLKLEPEAMDMILLGSRAETRITIRGRHEVPFLLASSSLKDDYGNRIGTILLLLDISEQKKNEELIRASEMKLRNLFASMNNGIVILDPQGKVLEVAPILKFYLFQFLNVDVDDEFPSLFPEEAQKGILVKLEECIRTQRAAYLDFSMVLLGEEENYFSIKFLPLKKYQDMPVAAMLIFSDVTQTKILDRQLYETAKFASIGEIAAGIAHEVNNPLQSSLLYLEDLLEHEDPDPIERKKVYKRVEGAALRIRDLIKGLLDLGRRAPRKKELVSPYFILLRACELIEVSCKKNGIELKRVTNPELPQIHVAWQEIEQVLINCLVNAVNAISEMEHKPAIPLIQVSARKELYLNGEMVSFTIQDNGPGMNAEVAEKAFLPLYTTRRTKQGTGLGLTISQRIITDHGGTIHLESNPGQGTKVTVRVPVGKV; from the coding sequence ATGAAGAACCGGGAATTAGTTCTACTCTTAGAAAAGGCCTTCTTTCCCGCCCAGGAAGGAATTCTAATCTTAGAGCCAGGAAGTTATAATATACTCGGCTCAAATCCTAAAGCATGTTCAATCTTAGGCTATGATTCAGAAGAACTAAAGAACCTTAGCCTCAGTAATTTACTAGCGCGCCCAGACAGCATCGGAAATTACGGGAGCGGAGCAGAAGAATTAGGCATCTCCCTTCTCTGGAATTTGAGAATGAAAAATGGGTCACTTCTACTCGCTGACTTTACGATCAATGCATTCTCGGAAACTCCAAACTCACCTTTAATTTTTCATATTTATCAAAGATCTGAGATCAGAGAGATAGAACTCAGATTATATTATTTACAAAGTATCTTAAGAACTCTTCGACTTTTAAAATTAAATCTTAGATCTCTTCGTTTGAGTTCTGAGAGTACACTCTTTCAAAAGATCTGTGATACTCTCAAAGAAAATCCTCATTATAGTTTAGTCTGGGGGTTTTATAGAAGAGAAGATGGGACAGATCAAATACTGATACAATCAGACCTAGATTCTAAATGGAGAAAAAATTTAGAAACCGCTTGGGAAGAAAAGAAAACTAAATCTCCTTTTGAAACTCTATTAGAAGGAAAGGAACAATTCCATATTTATGAATTCGGTTCTAATAAATATCCTGAATGGGAAGAAGCATTAGTTGCAAAAGATTTCAGAAGATCCCTAAGCTTGATCATTAAAGAAGAAGGTAAAATTATAGGTGGAATACAGATCATTTCCCGCGAGAATATGGCATTCGATTCCGGGGAAAATTATCTATATTTCGAGATAGTAGAAGATCTTCTTTCTTCTCTTCAATATTTAAGGATAGAAAAACAAAGAAGGGAAACTGCAAAAATCCTACAATTCCAAGGAGCACTCTTAAATTCCCTGGAAGTACCTCTTCTATCTACTGATGATGAAGGATTTATTACCTACGTTAATAATAATATCAGTGCTCTATTAGGAATTTCTAAAGAAGAGATTATCGGAGTCCAAGTAAGGGAACTTCTCAAATTAGAACCGGAAGCAATGGATATGATCCTTTTGGGGTCCAGAGCGGAAACAAGGATCACGATCCGAGGCAGACATGAGGTTCCGTTCTTACTCGCTTCTTCTTCCCTTAAAGATGATTATGGAAATAGGATCGGGACAATCTTACTTCTTTTAGATATTTCAGAACAGAAGAAGAATGAAGAGTTGATCCGTGCTTCCGAGATGAAACTTAGGAACTTATTCGCTTCCATGAATAATGGGATCGTAATCCTGGATCCTCAGGGAAAAGTTTTAGAAGTTGCCCCGATTTTAAAATTTTATTTATTCCAATTCCTAAATGTAGATGTGGATGATGAATTCCCTTCTCTTTTCCCAGAAGAAGCACAAAAAGGTATCCTAGTCAAATTAGAAGAATGTATCCGCACACAGAGAGCGGCCTATTTAGATTTTTCCATGGTATTATTGGGAGAAGAGGAAAATTATTTTTCTATAAAGTTCCTTCCGCTCAAAAAATACCAGGATATGCCTGTTGCTGCGATGTTAATATTCTCCGATGTGACCCAAACAAAGATCTTGGATAGACAATTGTACGAGACCGCAAAATTTGCATCTATAGGAGAGATCGCAGCAGGTATCGCTCACGAAGTGAATAACCCTCTTCAATCCAGTTTATTATATTTAGAAGATCTTTTAGAACATGAAGATCCAGATCCAATCGAAAGAAAAAAAGTTTATAAAAGAGTAGAAGGTGCTGCATTACGGATCAGAGATTTGATCAAAGGTCTTTTGGATTTGGGAAGAAGGGCCCCGAGAAAGAAGGAACTAGTTTCTCCATATTTTATTCTTTTAAGAGCCTGCGAACTCATCGAGGTGAGTTGTAAAAAGAATGGAATCGAATTGAAACGAGTTACTAATCCAGAACTTCCTCAGATCCATGTTGCTTGGCAGGAAATCGAACAGGTATTGATCAACTGTCTAGTAAATGCAGTTAACGCAATTTCCGAAATGGAACATAAACCGGCTATTCCATTGATACAAGTTTCCGCACGAAAAGAATTATATTTGAACGGAGAGATGGTGAGTTTTACCATTCAAGATAACGGTCCCGGAATGAACGCCGAAGTCGCAGAGAAAGCTTTTCTACCTTTATACACGACTAGAAGAACTAAACAGGGAACGGGACTCGGATTGACGATCTCTCAACGGATCATAACTGATCACGGCGGGACAATTCATTTGGAATCCAATCCGGGACAAGGTACCAAGGTCACTGTCCGAGTGCCTGTTGGAAAGGTATGA
- a CDS encoding response regulator: protein MEKVKIAIVEDNSEFAQNCANTLSVMEEVDQVEVFSSTEDLSQNHENKYDLVFMDIVLPGKSGIDYIKERSEFDNDPKYIMLSTLDTDDALIQAMKAGAVGFVLKKDLKDIKEVARMVMKEGGILSPGAAAKVISFFRKSPTKETHSLTPREKEILNHIINGYRTKEIARNFGTKEGTVRIQIKSIFKKLQVNSRVDLVRKYSRF, encoded by the coding sequence ATGGAAAAAGTAAAAATCGCTATAGTTGAAGATAATTCCGAGTTTGCACAGAACTGTGCAAACACTCTCTCTGTGATGGAAGAAGTAGATCAGGTAGAAGTTTTTTCTTCTACTGAAGATCTATCACAGAATCATGAGAACAAATACGATCTTGTATTTATGGATATCGTACTTCCAGGTAAATCTGGGATCGATTACATCAAAGAAAGATCGGAATTTGACAATGATCCTAAGTATATTATGCTTTCTACGTTAGACACTGACGATGCTTTGATACAAGCTATGAAGGCAGGTGCAGTTGGATTCGTTCTTAAAAAAGATCTGAAAGATATAAAAGAAGTAGCGAGGATGGTAATGAAAGAAGGAGGAATACTTTCTCCTGGTGCAGCCGCCAAGGTAATTTCTTTTTTCAGAAAATCTCCAACCAAGGAAACTCATTCTTTAACTCCTAGAGAAAAAGAAATTTTGAATCATATCATCAATGGTTATAGAACAAAGGAGATAGCGCGCAACTTCGGAACGAAAGAAGGTACTGTTCGTATACAGATCAAAAGTATTTTCAAAAAATTACAAGTGAACTCTCGAGTTGATCTAGTTCGTAAGTATTCTCGTTTCTAA
- a CDS encoding NTP transferase domain-containing protein, with the protein MKAFFPCAGFGTRMGEWTKVLPKPLLKINNIPLIYYSLFHAKSWGVKDGLLNLHYLGEKIQEELKGFKDFQLNFSTETPEILGTGGGIRTGIERFWNSKDKFLVLNPDFILFPESGFNPWPSQEEQNKFDCILYLSKIPENATYTGLSLHDDMVKFTPGGYFYLGLSWMKAECLSDLEPNKSYDLADTFRKLSAKNRLGGKIFEGNFLDLGEKQFYEKYKDTDFSDRLVKDWIEFKNKILS; encoded by the coding sequence ATGAAAGCATTCTTTCCATGCGCAGGTTTCGGGACCAGAATGGGAGAATGGACAAAAGTTCTTCCTAAACCTCTTTTAAAAATAAATAATATTCCTCTCATCTATTACTCTCTATTTCATGCTAAATCCTGGGGAGTAAAAGATGGGCTCCTAAACCTACATTATCTAGGAGAAAAGATACAAGAAGAACTTAAAGGTTTTAAAGACTTTCAGTTAAACTTCTCCACAGAAACTCCTGAAATTTTAGGAACTGGTGGAGGAATTCGTACGGGAATCGAAAGATTTTGGAATTCGAAAGATAAATTCTTAGTTTTAAATCCTGATTTTATTCTTTTTCCGGAATCAGGTTTTAATCCTTGGCCGAGCCAAGAAGAACAAAATAAATTCGATTGTATATTATACTTATCTAAAATCCCTGAAAACGCGACCTATACTGGACTTAGTTTACATGACGACATGGTCAAATTTACACCGGGGGGATATTTTTATCTGGGACTTTCTTGGATGAAAGCAGAATGCCTTTCCGATCTGGAACCAAATAAATCTTATGATCTTGCAGATACATTTCGTAAACTTTCCGCCAAAAATCGTCTAGGCGGAAAAATTTTCGAAGGCAACTTTTTGGATCTAGGAGAAAAGCAGTTTTATGAGAAATATAAAGATACTGATTTTTCAGATCGTCTCGTGAAAGATTGGATAGAATTTAAAAACAAAATTCTATCTTAA
- a CDS encoding alpha/beta fold hydrolase, translating to MDFVYELFLRNYTRQKIRFMEEELGFQRLQVDLGGHKIFFLKRPSAQGSNKTLFFIHGLLDSATGFRRLAPFLRNDFNLLVPDIPGFGLSPLPKVKYLYQVDVFADLLYNSIRKLALNDVVLAGHSMGSLIAMMIAIRDSEKEKRIQKLVLLAPGGIPHPQRDEMRKLLFPSKTEEIERLLTALYQENVPELGGLAKKALLSQWNNLAHQFLTENTLDREKEIFLGKKLSAVSQKTLIISGTEDPITDPPMVKKLHSYLKKSKLVWIPNVKHALHMERPKEVAEKINSWL from the coding sequence ATGGATTTTGTATACGAACTTTTTCTTCGAAATTATACCAGGCAAAAAATTCGATTTATGGAGGAGGAGCTGGGATTTCAGCGCCTGCAAGTTGACCTTGGTGGACACAAAATTTTCTTTTTGAAGAGACCTTCTGCCCAAGGATCAAACAAAACTCTTTTTTTCATCCACGGACTTCTGGATTCTGCCACAGGTTTCAGGAGGTTGGCTCCTTTTTTACGAAATGACTTCAATCTTTTAGTCCCGGATATCCCTGGTTTCGGGTTAAGTCCTCTACCTAAAGTGAAATATTTGTATCAAGTAGATGTATTTGCGGACCTTCTTTACAATTCGATCCGCAAACTCGCGTTAAACGATGTGGTTTTGGCCGGACACTCCATGGGATCTTTGATCGCGATGATGATCGCAATCCGCGACTCTGAAAAAGAAAAAAGGATCCAAAAACTTGTGCTACTTGCTCCTGGTGGAATTCCGCATCCGCAAAGAGACGAAATGAGGAAGTTACTTTTTCCTTCTAAAACTGAAGAGATTGAAAGACTTCTTACGGCATTGTATCAGGAGAATGTTCCGGAATTGGGTGGTCTCGCGAAAAAGGCTCTGCTCAGTCAGTGGAATAATTTAGCACATCAATTCTTAACTGAGAATACTCTGGACAGAGAGAAGGAAATTTTTCTGGGTAAAAAACTTTCTGCGGTTTCCCAAAAAACTTTGATCATTTCTGGGACAGAAGATCCGATCACTGATCCTCCAATGGTAAAAAAATTACATTCTTATTTAAAGAAGAGCAAACTGGTCTGGATCCCAAACGTGAAACACGCTCTTCACATGGAAAGACCAAAAGAAGTAGCCGAAAAAATCAATTCTTGGCTTTGA